The Longimicrobium sp. DNA window GGGATGGGGGGCGCCGCGGCATGCGCCAGACCCAGCCCTATCCGGTTCGTCGTCCTTCCGTCGTCCTTCCGTCGTCCTTCCGTCGTCCTCCCGTCGTCCTTCCGTCGTCCTCCCGTCGTCCCGCCGTCGCCCTTCCGTAGTCCCGACTACGACCCTCAGACCACCTGCTTCCCATCCCGGAACACGCGCACCCCAGCCGTGCCGCCGCCGTGCAGGAGCAGCCGGGCGCCGCGTCCTCCGTAGGCGCGCATCAGGTCGTGCATCAGCGGCTCTTCGCCGTGCCACGGGTACCCGAACACCAGGTCGAAGTCCTCCAGCGGGTGCCCCAGCGCGGGATATCCCGAAGCGCCGTCGCCGATGGTGCCGATGCGCCCGTCCCCGCCCTTGGGCCGGTACCTGTAGCCCGAGGGGATGAAGCTGCCCGCCACGAACTTGGCCGACGAGCCGTAGCGCTCCGCCAGCCCGCGCGCCACGTCCACCAGCTCGCCGTCCAGCTCCAGCCCGTAGGCCTCGAACCCCAGCAGGTCCGCCATGATGGTGATGACCCCCGTGGCCGAGCCCCACTCCAGAAAGCGGAGCCCCGGCGCACGCAGCTCGATCAGCGCGTCCAGCACCACCTCGTAGTCGGCCGGGACGAACGGGTGCCACTCGTTCTGGCGCACCTCGGTATCGAAGCGGCGCCAGATTTCCCACCCCTCTTCGCTCAGGGCAGAAATCCGGGCGCGCAGTTCCGCGTCCACGCCCGCCGGCCGGGGTGGTGCCCCAGCGCTCACGCGTCGTCCTCGTCGGCCGGCTCGGACTCTCCGCCGGGCCCCTCGGTGCCCTCGTCGTCGATCGGGTTGCCGAACTCGTCTTCCAGACCGCCGCCCTCCTTGCGGGCCAGCTTCTTCGCGGCCTTTTCTTCTTTCTTCTTCTGCTTGTCGATTTCCTTCTGGCGCTTCTCGAAATTGTAGTTGGGACGCCTCGCCATTTTTGCTCCGGTTCGTAGGTGCGTGCTCGCCGCTGATGCCGCGCGATGGCTGAATCTAGCTCGCCGGCGCGCCCGGCGCTCGGTTCCATCCCCCGTTCCTGCACCTTCCGGTCCCCCGCACGCGCGGTGGCCCTTCATCAATTTCTCATCCGTGCGAGCAACAGTCCCGTTCGTGGCGGCGTCCAACCCGCGGCAGGAACCCGGACGGCGGCATTCGGTTTTTCGAACAGACCCACCAGGAGCGGGGATGATGATCAGGATGAGGACCACGGCGGCCTCGCTGCTGGCGGCGGCGCTGATGACGGCCGGCGCCTCGGCGGCGCAGGACCGGGTGGTGCAGCTGCCGCGGCAGGACCGCGTGCTGCAGGGAACGGCGCCGCAGGTGTACGCCGTCGGCGCGGCGGAGGGTGCGGACCACGAGATCTTCGGCGAGATCGCGGGCGTGGCCTTCGACGCGTCCGACAACCTGTACGTGCTGGACCGCCCCAACGCGCGGGTGATGGTGTACGGGCCGAACGGCCGCTTCCTCCGCCAGATCGGGCGCAAGGGCCAGGGCCCGGGCGAGCTGACGGTGCCCATGCAGCTCGCCATCACGGGCGACGGCACCGTCGTGGTGATGGACCTGGCCCGGCCCGCGTACAGTCTGTTCCGGCCGGATGGAACGTTCATCCGCAACGTGGCCGTCGAGGGCCTGATGCCCGGTCCGAACTCCCCGATGGCCTGGCACCCGCGCGGCGGCGTGGTGAGCACCTTCCGCGCGGCGCCCAGCAACAACCCGCGGACCGGCACCCACACGGAGAACATCGTACCGCTGACCTTCTATCCGTTCGGCGGCGGAAACCCCGTACGGCTGTACCAGATCCCGCAGCAGTGGACCACGCAAAGCTCCAGCAGCGGCCCCGGGCAAATGCAGATCCGCTTGTCGCCGCCGCCCACGTTCTCTCCCGCGGTGCTGTTCGGCGTGCTGCCGGGCGGGCAGATGGCGCTGAGCTTCACCTCCGGCTACACGGTGCGCATCCTGGAC harbors:
- a CDS encoding 6-bladed beta-propeller, which gives rise to MMIRMRTTAASLLAAALMTAGASAAQDRVVQLPRQDRVLQGTAPQVYAVGAAEGADHEIFGEIAGVAFDASDNLYVLDRPNARVMVYGPNGRFLRQIGRKGQGPGELTVPMQLAITGDGTVVVMDLARPAYSLFRPDGTFIRNVAVEGLMPGPNSPMAWHPRGGVVSTFRAAPSNNPRTGTHTENIVPLTFYPFGGGNPVRLYQIPQQWTTQSSSSGPGQMQIRLSPPPTFSPAVLFGVLPGGQMALSFTSGYTVRILDANGQTVRYLQRAMPVRRTTDRDRERARAERREMMQSGRGRITITRGGGGGPPPRGAPGGAEMERMLGEMRFADTIPALKGLRVAPSGKLWVERTPASGVEDGPVDLLTAEGQYLGTINGLGLPAAISRGGLAAFTEVDDLGVDRVVVRRLPQPWR